A window from Apostichopus japonicus isolate 1M-3 chromosome 2, ASM3797524v1, whole genome shotgun sequence encodes these proteins:
- the LOC139976267 gene encoding ATP synthase subunit delta, mitochondrial-like, with translation MALVRNLTKFSSTLRGFRGATGTCQHVRYYAEEAAATSPNQMSFSFGIPGQMYYNQASVKQVDVPSTSGTFGILAQHVPLLAALKPGVITVTEDDGTINKYFASSGTVTVNADSSVQVLSEIAVPLDYLDPDAIKRGLSQAQQELQAASTDEARAEAQIAVEVHEAMDAAVTGK, from the exons ATGGCTCTCGTGAGAAACTTGACCAAATTTTCATCTACGTTGAGAGGGTTCCGAGGTGCCACTGGAACCTGCCAGCATGTCAGATATTATGCTGAAGAGGCAGCTGCCACTTCGCCTAATCAAATGTCTTTTAGTTTCGGCATACCTGGTCAA ATGTATTACAACCAAGCCAGTGTAAAGCAGGTGGATGTACCATCAACCTCAGGGACATTTGGTATCTTGGCTCAACATGTACCACTCCTTGCTGCCCTCAAACCAGGTGTTATCACAGTCACAGAAGATGATGGAACaatcaataaatattttg CATCTAGTGGTACTGTTACAGTCAATGCAGATTCATCAGTccaagttttatcagaaattgCTGTACCTCTTGATTATCTAGACCCAGAT GCAATTAAACGTGGTTTAAGTCAGGCCCAACAAGAACTCCAAGCAGCATCCACAGACGAAGCAAGGGCGGAGGCACAAATAGCTGTAGAGGTCCACGAAGCAATGGATGCTGCAGTCACTGGCAAATAG